A genome region from Coprococcus phoceensis includes the following:
- a CDS encoding DUF3847 domain-containing protein: MADKRIMTPEEKALLQARHRQEEAEARNRKKERVARTHRLVQEGAILESIVPHIKEMDLDSLKRELMIRLRGM, from the coding sequence ATGGCAGATAAAAGAATCATGACACCGGAAGAAAAAGCACTTTTACAGGCAAGACACCGCCAGGAAGAAGCCGAAGCAAGAAATCGCAAAAAAGAACGTGTTGCCAGAACACACCGATTAGTCCAGGAAGGAGCCATTCTGGAAAGTATTGTTCCCCATATTAAAGAAATGGATTTAGATTCCCTGAAACGGGAGCTGATGATCCGGCTACGGGGAATGTAA